The proteins below are encoded in one region of Homo sapiens chromosome 2, GRCh38.p14 Primary Assembly:
- the SFT2D3 gene encoding vesicle transport protein SFT2C, with product MADLHRQLQEYLAQGKAGGPAAAEPLLAAEKAEEPGDRPAEEWLGRAGLRWTWARSPAESAAAGLTCLPSVTRGQRLAAGGGCLLLAALCFGLAALYAPVLLLRARKFALLWSLGSALALAGSALLRGGAACGRLLRCEEAPSRPALLYMAALGATLFAALGLRSTLLTVLGAGAQVAALLAALVGLLPWGGGTALRLALGRLGRGAGLAKVLPV from the coding sequence ATGGCGGACCTCCACCGCCAGCTGCAGGAGTACCTGGCGCAGGGGAAAGCTGGCGGCCCGGCGGCCGCGGAGCCGCTGCTCGCCGCGGAGAAGGCGGAGGAGCCCGGGGACCGGCCGGCGGAGGAGTGGCTGGGCCGCGCGGGCTTGCGCTGGACGTGGGCGCGGAGCCCTGCGGAGTCGGCAGCGGCCGGCCTGACGTGCCTCCCGAGCGTGACGCGCGGGCAGCGGCTGGCGGCGGGCGGCGGGTGCCTGCTGCTGGCTGCACTGTGTTTCGGCCTAGCCGCGCTCTACGCACCGGTGTTGCTGCTGCGCGCGCGCAAGTTCGCGCTGCTCTGGTCACTGGGCTCGGCGCTGGCGTTGGCGGGAAGCGCGCTGCTGCGGGGCGGCGCGGCGTGCGGACGCCTGCTGCGCTGCGAAGAAGCGCCGTCCCGGCCCGCGCTGCTCTACATGGCAGCGCTGGGCGCCACGCTGTTCGCCGCGCTGGGCCTTCGCAGCACGCTGCTCACGGTGCTGGGCGCGGGCGCGCAGGTGGCCGCGCTGCTGGCCGCGCTGGTTGGGCTGCTGCCCTGGGGCGGCGGCACCGCGCTGCGCCTCGCACTGGGTCGCCTGGGCCGCGGCGCCGGCCTCGCCAAGGTGCTGCCCGTGTGA